From Armatimonadota bacterium, a single genomic window includes:
- a CDS encoding Gfo/Idh/MocA family oxidoreductase, giving the protein MARRVRVGVVGLGQWGRHHARIYAGLPDVELVGVVDLNRAELRGFVNRYRTAGYTDYRELIGKVDAVSVAAPTALHHEITRAFLRAGIHCLVEKPITTTVAEAEELVELADRRDLVLLVGHVERFKPAVRRLIELSRDPLFIQARRVRPYDRNRVMDVGVVMDLMVHDIDIVLSLAGGRVTDVGGMGVQIHNSHEDLAVAHLSFSSGCVAWLLASRVSADKVAEIEVTTADRAIRLDYHKQQIALHPFGGETEQMAIKGDEPLRAELRHFVNCVQGLELPLVRGEDGLRALEVALRLGEVMAVVSRRVHV; this is encoded by the coding sequence GTGGCGCGCCGCGTCCGCGTCGGGGTCGTGGGATTGGGGCAGTGGGGGCGTCACCATGCCCGGATCTACGCCGGCCTGCCCGACGTGGAACTGGTCGGGGTCGTGGATCTCAACCGCGCGGAACTGCGCGGCTTCGTCAACCGCTACCGCACCGCCGGATACACCGACTACCGGGAACTCATCGGCAAGGTGGACGCGGTCAGCGTGGCCGCTCCCACCGCGCTGCACCACGAGATCACGCGCGCCTTTCTCCGGGCCGGGATCCACTGCCTGGTGGAGAAGCCGATCACGACCACCGTGGCCGAGGCGGAGGAGCTGGTGGAACTGGCCGACCGGCGCGACTTGGTGCTGCTGGTCGGCCACGTGGAACGCTTTAAGCCGGCGGTGCGGCGCCTGATCGAACTCAGCCGCGACCCGCTGTTCATTCAGGCCCGTCGGGTGCGTCCCTACGACCGCAACCGGGTGATGGACGTGGGCGTGGTCATGGACCTGATGGTCCACGACATCGACATCGTGCTCTCCCTGGCCGGCGGGCGGGTCACCGACGTCGGCGGGATGGGCGTGCAGATCCACAACTCCCATGAAGACCTGGCCGTCGCCCACCTGTCCTTCTCCTCGGGCTGCGTGGCCTGGCTGCTGGCCAGCCGCGTCTCCGCGGACAAGGTGGCGGAGATCGAGGTCACCACCGCCGACCGGGCCATCCGGCTCGACTACCACAAGCAGCAGATCGCCCTCCATCCCTTCGGCGGCGAGACGGAGCAGATGGCCATCAAGGGCGACGAGCCGCTGCGGGCCGAGCTCCGGCACTTCGTGAACTGCGTGCAGGGGCTGGAACTGCCCCTGGTCCGCGGGGAGGACGGGCTGCGGGCTCTGGAGGTGGCCCTGCGGTTGGGCGAGGTCATGGCGGTGGTAAGCCGACGGGTGCACGTCTGA
- a CDS encoding cyclic nucleotide-binding domain-containing protein, which produces METTRKARVALLRKVALFGGLGPRALGAIADLMEEITFPAGRYIVRQGQVGTGFYLITAGRARVQRGDRTLNLLGPGEFFGELSVLDQSPRLAHVIAEEPTTVLALASWDFTRLLERNPKVTLTILKEVARRLRETTEQPAS; this is translated from the coding sequence ATGGAGACGACGCGGAAAGCGCGGGTCGCCCTCCTGCGCAAGGTGGCGCTCTTCGGCGGCCTCGGCCCGAGGGCGCTGGGGGCGATCGCCGACCTCATGGAGGAGATCACCTTCCCCGCCGGCCGGTACATCGTCCGGCAGGGGCAGGTGGGGACCGGGTTCTACCTGATCACCGCGGGACGGGCCCGCGTGCAGCGGGGCGACCGCACGCTGAACCTGCTGGGGCCCGGCGAGTTCTTCGGCGAGCTCTCCGTGCTGGATCAGAGCCCGCGCCTGGCCCACGTCATCGCGGAGGAACCGACGACGGTGCTGGCCCTGGCCTCGTGGGACTTCACCAGGCTGCTGGAGCGCAATCCCAAAGTCACCCTGACGATCCTGAAAGAGGTGGCGCGCCGGCTCCGCGAGACCACCGAGCAGCCCGCGTCCTGA
- a CDS encoding DegT/DnrJ/EryC1/StrS family aminotransferase, which produces MKTRTRSIPIARPLITDDEKRRVLAVLDSGRLVAGNQVRAFEEAFAAYLGLPFAVATSSGTTALQVALEALGIGRGDAVITTPFTFVATANAILYTGARPIFVDVDEKTANLDPNQVEDALRREGARAVLPVHLYGLPAEVSLLAEIALRRDALLVEDCAQAHGAMLHGRKVGTFGQAAVFSFYPTKNMTTGEGGMVVTPREEVARRAALLVNVGQDGADPYRYEQIGYNYRMTEIAAAIGLGQLQRLDEQNALRRRHAQRLSAGLADLDWLTLPGEPPGSHHVYNQYTVRVAADRDGLARHLAARGIATRVYYPQLIPHSPAYRRLGYGGTFPVAEKLTRQVLSLPVHPALAEDDVDWIIESVRAFPGPGRV; this is translated from the coding sequence ATGAAGACGCGCACACGCAGCATTCCGATTGCCAGGCCGCTGATCACGGACGACGAGAAACGCCGGGTCCTGGCCGTGCTGGATTCCGGCCGCCTGGTGGCCGGCAACCAGGTGCGGGCCTTCGAGGAGGCCTTTGCCGCCTACCTCGGCCTGCCCTTCGCTGTGGCCACTTCCTCCGGCACGACCGCCCTCCAGGTCGCCCTCGAGGCGCTGGGCATCGGCCGCGGCGACGCCGTCATCACCACGCCGTTCACCTTTGTCGCCACGGCCAACGCCATCCTGTACACTGGCGCCCGCCCCATCTTCGTCGATGTCGACGAGAAGACGGCCAACCTCGACCCGAACCAGGTGGAGGACGCGCTGCGCCGCGAAGGGGCCAGGGCCGTCCTCCCCGTCCACCTCTACGGTCTGCCCGCCGAGGTCTCCCTGCTGGCGGAGATCGCCCTGCGCCGTGACGCCCTGCTGGTGGAGGATTGCGCGCAGGCCCACGGCGCGATGCTCCACGGCCGCAAGGTCGGGACCTTCGGCCAGGCCGCCGTCTTCAGCTTCTACCCGACCAAGAATATGACCACGGGCGAGGGCGGGATGGTGGTGACCCCCCGCGAGGAGGTGGCCCGGCGCGCGGCGCTGCTGGTGAATGTGGGGCAGGACGGCGCCGACCCGTACCGCTACGAGCAGATCGGCTACAACTACCGGATGACCGAGATCGCCGCCGCGATCGGGCTGGGGCAGCTGCAGCGGTTGGACGAGCAGAACGCCCTCCGCCGGCGCCACGCCCAGCGCCTGAGCGCCGGATTGGCCGACCTGGACTGGTTGACGCTTCCGGGAGAACCCCCGGGGTCCCACCACGTGTACAACCAGTACACCGTACGCGTCGCCGCGGACCGGGACGGCCTGGCCCGCCATCTGGCGGCGCGGGGCATCGCCACGCGGGTCTACTATCCGCAACTCATCCCCCACTCTCCCGCCTACCGACGGCTTGGCTATGGCGGGACGTTTCCCGTGGCGGAGAAACTGACGCGCCAGGTGCTGTCGCTGCCGGTGCACCCGGCGCTGGCCGAGGACGACGTGGACTGGATCATCGAATCGGTCAGGGCCTTCCCCGGCCCGGGACGGGTCTAG
- a CDS encoding ABC transporter ATP-binding protein — protein sequence MFGPTVAVDGISFQVRRGELLGFLGPNGAGKTTTIAMLLGLIAPTAGTVHLLGLPMPARRGAILGRVNFSSPYVALPYDLLVWENLVVFSHLYGVGHYRRKIEELAGLFGVTHLLHRRTGSLSSGETARVNLVKAFLNDPEILFLDEPTAALDPEAADTVRALLLRQRERAGLTIFYTSHNMREVQRLSTRIIFLHRGRVLADGPAEEVVRQYGKTDLEEFFVALARSERAGQPP from the coding sequence GTGTTTGGTCCCACGGTCGCCGTGGACGGGATCTCCTTCCAGGTGCGTCGGGGCGAACTGTTGGGATTCCTCGGACCGAACGGCGCCGGCAAGACGACGACCATCGCCATGCTCCTGGGCCTCATCGCCCCCACCGCCGGGACCGTGCACCTCCTCGGCCTCCCGATGCCCGCCCGCCGCGGGGCGATCCTCGGGCGGGTGAACTTCTCCTCGCCCTACGTGGCGCTGCCCTACGACCTCCTGGTCTGGGAGAACCTCGTGGTCTTCAGCCACCTCTACGGGGTCGGCCACTACCGGCGGAAAATCGAGGAACTCGCCGGCCTGTTCGGCGTCACCCACCTGCTCCACCGCCGCACCGGCAGTCTCTCCTCCGGCGAGACGGCCCGCGTCAACCTGGTCAAAGCCTTTCTCAACGATCCCGAGATCCTGTTCCTGGACGAGCCCACCGCCGCCCTGGACCCCGAGGCCGCCGACACCGTCCGTGCCCTGTTACTCCGGCAGCGGGAGCGGGCCGGCCTGACCATCTTCTACACCTCGCACAACATGCGGGAAGTCCAGCGCCTGAGCACGCGCATCATCTTCCTGCACCGCGGGCGGGTGCTGGCCGACGGCCCCGCCGAGGAGGTGGTGCGGCAGTACGGGAAGACCGACCTGGAGGAGTTCTTCGTCGCTCTGGCCCGCTCCGAGCGAGCCGGTCAGCCGCCGTGA
- a CDS encoding Lrp/AsnC ligand binding domain-containing protein, producing MTHTAYILISLDRRTPAAVARDVQQIDGVVEAHVTMGDFDVIAVVEQEHTKEFPGIAGQIQRIEGVTKVTTCVVVRP from the coding sequence GTGACGCACACCGCCTACATCCTCATCTCGCTGGATCGCCGCACGCCGGCCGCCGTCGCCCGGGACGTCCAGCAGATCGACGGGGTCGTCGAGGCCCACGTCACCATGGGCGACTTCGACGTGATCGCCGTCGTGGAACAGGAACACACCAAAGAGTTCCCCGGGATTGCCGGTCAGATCCAGCGCATCGAGGGCGTGACAAAGGTCACGACCTGCGTGGTCGTCCGGCCCTGA
- a CDS encoding SRPBCC family protein, translating to MADVSATMIIKAPLEQVYRVAKDVERFPEFMPDVESIRVLERTEDGTVTEWVGLVQGRKVRWVEEDHWDDAGHRCAFRQREGDFSRYEGIWRFEAVPEGTRTTLDLSYEMDLPLAGPLLSSLLKVLVRKNLESMLTALKHQLEGTHQPGGSRSATPEGRTPRTS from the coding sequence ATGGCGGATGTCTCGGCGACGATGATCATCAAGGCCCCGCTGGAGCAGGTCTACCGCGTGGCCAAGGACGTGGAGCGATTTCCGGAGTTCATGCCGGACGTGGAGTCGATCCGCGTGCTGGAGCGGACGGAAGACGGCACCGTGACGGAGTGGGTCGGCCTGGTGCAGGGTCGGAAGGTACGCTGGGTTGAGGAAGACCACTGGGACGACGCCGGCCACCGCTGCGCGTTCCGGCAGCGGGAAGGGGACTTCTCCCGGTACGAAGGGATCTGGCGGTTTGAAGCCGTCCCGGAGGGGACCCGCACCACGCTCGATCTCTCCTATGAGATGGACCTGCCCCTGGCCGGGCCGCTGCTCAGCAGCCTTCTCAAGGTGCTGGTCCGAAAGAACCTGGAGAGCATGCTCACCGCGCTGAAACACCAGCTGGAGGGAACACACCAACCGGGGGGTTCCCGGTCGGCAACCCCTGAAGGGAGAACCCCTCGCACATCCTGA
- a CDS encoding ABC transporter ATP-binding protein, which produces MGYVETRNLQKHFGEVRAVDGVDLDVREGELLVLLGPSGCGKTTLMRMIAGLEQPTAGEIYIAGELVDQDVPPRARGIAMVFQSYALYPHKTAFQNIAFPLEALGKPREEIKRSVDWSAGMFGIRHLLGRRPRQLSGGERQRVALARSVVRQPRVFLFDEPLSNLDAQLRAVARFELKQFQRQIGTTTIYVTHDQIEAMGLGDRIAVMNKGKVRQIGTPREVYDYPADTFVATFLGSPPMNLVPRDVRTILGFRPEAFLPRSAYPEEVPVETFQFRVREVEHLGSDRLVYGTLEGGYPPDVTVISNIPSTITLPITDGELYPFAVARSHLRTFDAQSGLRRDDRAA; this is translated from the coding sequence ATGGGATACGTTGAAACGCGAAACCTCCAGAAGCACTTCGGCGAGGTGCGCGCCGTCGACGGCGTAGACCTCGACGTCAGGGAAGGAGAACTCCTCGTCCTCCTCGGTCCCTCCGGCTGCGGGAAGACGACGCTGATGCGGATGATCGCCGGGCTGGAGCAGCCCACGGCGGGGGAGATCTACATCGCGGGGGAGCTCGTGGATCAGGACGTCCCCCCGCGGGCCCGCGGGATCGCCATGGTCTTCCAGAGCTACGCCCTCTACCCGCACAAGACGGCGTTCCAGAACATCGCCTTCCCCCTGGAAGCCCTGGGGAAGCCGCGGGAGGAGATCAAACGCTCCGTGGACTGGAGCGCCGGGATGTTCGGCATCCGGCACCTGCTGGGTCGTCGGCCCCGCCAGCTCTCCGGCGGGGAGCGCCAGCGCGTTGCCCTGGCCCGCTCCGTCGTGCGCCAGCCGCGGGTGTTCCTCTTTGACGAGCCGCTCAGCAACCTCGACGCCCAGCTGCGGGCCGTGGCCCGGTTCGAGCTCAAACAGTTCCAGCGCCAGATCGGCACGACCACCATCTACGTGACCCACGACCAGATCGAGGCCATGGGGCTGGGCGACCGCATCGCGGTGATGAACAAGGGGAAGGTGCGGCAGATCGGGACGCCGCGGGAGGTCTACGACTACCCCGCCGATACCTTCGTCGCCACCTTCCTCGGCTCGCCCCCGATGAACCTGGTCCCCCGCGATGTCCGCACGATCCTCGGATTTCGACCGGAGGCGTTCCTCCCCAGGAGCGCCTACCCCGAGGAGGTCCCGGTGGAGACCTTCCAGTTCCGGGTGCGCGAGGTGGAGCACCTGGGATCCGACCGGCTGGTCTACGGCACGCTGGAGGGCGGCTATCCGCCCGATGTCACGGTGATCTCGAACATTCCCTCGACGATCACGCTGCCCATCACCGACGGGGAACTGTATCCCTTCGCCGTGGCCCGGTCGCACCTGCGGACCTTTGATGCCCAGTCCGGCCTGCGGCGAGACGACCGTGCTGCGTAG
- a CDS encoding sugar ABC transporter permease: MPSPACGETTVLRREAHPAVAPAVIFRRRTLADREEVLGRIMLAPALIYVIVLVAAPLLLAVLLSFSASFSGSLEFRWIGLRNFATIIRDPQFHLALRNTTLFTIISQILVMILAVTAAHVLDAAFLGRRVVRFLLLLPWAVPVSLAAMAWTWIFDSTFSVINWTLKVAGLLDGWFYWFGDPTLAMIAIITVHVWRMFPFATVIVLAGMTAVPQDIREAAVIDGASFWRRLFQVQLPLLLPIVTVAVLFGVVFTSTDLGVVWLLTRGGPYNSTHVLPTLAFQRGILGANLGEGASIAIFLLPVLLVAAVGMLRVARRTEVGT, from the coding sequence ATGCCCAGTCCGGCCTGCGGCGAGACGACCGTGCTGCGTAGGGAAGCCCACCCCGCCGTGGCTCCGGCGGTGATCTTCCGCCGGCGGACCCTGGCCGACCGTGAGGAGGTGCTGGGCCGGATCATGCTGGCCCCGGCCCTGATCTACGTGATCGTCCTGGTGGCCGCCCCGCTGCTCCTGGCCGTCCTGCTCAGCTTCAGCGCCTCGTTTTCCGGTAGCCTGGAGTTCCGCTGGATCGGGCTGCGCAACTTCGCCACCATCATCCGCGATCCCCAGTTCCACCTCGCCCTGCGCAACACCACGCTCTTCACCATCATCTCCCAGATCCTGGTGATGATCCTGGCCGTGACCGCGGCGCACGTCCTGGATGCGGCCTTCCTCGGCCGGCGGGTGGTGCGGTTCCTCCTGCTGCTGCCCTGGGCCGTGCCGGTCTCCCTGGCCGCCATGGCCTGGACCTGGATCTTCGACTCCACCTTCAGCGTGATCAACTGGACGCTCAAGGTGGCCGGGCTGCTGGACGGCTGGTTCTACTGGTTCGGAGACCCGACCCTGGCCATGATTGCGATCATCACCGTGCACGTCTGGCGGATGTTCCCCTTCGCCACGGTGATCGTCCTGGCCGGGATGACCGCCGTCCCCCAGGACATCCGGGAGGCAGCCGTGATCGACGGCGCCTCCTTCTGGCGGCGTCTGTTCCAGGTTCAGCTGCCGCTGCTGTTGCCCATCGTCACCGTCGCCGTGCTCTTCGGCGTCGTCTTCACCTCCACCGACCTGGGCGTGGTCTGGCTGCTGACCCGCGGGGGGCCGTACAACAGCACCCACGTCCTGCCCACCCTGGCCTTCCAGCGGGGCATTCTGGGCGCCAACCTGGGGGAGGGGGCCAGCATCGCCATCTTCCTGCTCCCCGTGCTCCTCGTGGCCGCGGTGGGCATGCTGCGCGTGGCCCGCCGCACGGAGGTGGGGACGTGA
- a CDS encoding carbohydrate ABC transporter permease, with the protein MRRRRVLRVVKRILVYGAALLFTVFAIFPFYWMLLTSFKTNRDLYVGATDLGHIPWIFNEAPTLQHVRLLFFGTPYLVWVRNTVLIGAAVVLITLVCAVPAGYSLARLTGRWGERLGIGIFLTYLVPSTLLFIPFARVIALLGLQNTPWALILIYPTFTIPFCTWLLMGFFRSIPRDIEEQGMIDGYSRWGVIRVIVLPLAVSGILTAVIFAFTLVLQEFVYALTFISSVGKMTVSLGVPVALVRGDVFYWGSLMAAALITSVPIAVVYNLFIDRFIAGLTAGAVKG; encoded by the coding sequence GTGAGGCGCCGTCGGGTGCTCCGGGTCGTCAAGCGGATCCTGGTGTACGGGGCGGCCCTGCTGTTCACGGTGTTCGCCATCTTTCCCTTCTACTGGATGCTGCTCACCTCGTTCAAGACCAATCGCGATCTCTACGTCGGGGCCACCGACCTGGGCCACATCCCCTGGATCTTCAACGAGGCGCCGACGCTGCAGCATGTCCGGCTGCTCTTCTTCGGCACACCCTACCTGGTCTGGGTGCGCAACACCGTGCTCATCGGCGCGGCCGTGGTGCTGATCACACTGGTCTGCGCCGTGCCGGCCGGCTACAGCCTGGCCCGGCTCACCGGCCGCTGGGGCGAGCGGCTGGGCATCGGCATCTTCCTCACCTACCTGGTCCCGTCCACCTTGCTGTTCATCCCCTTTGCGCGGGTCATCGCCCTCCTGGGGCTGCAGAACACGCCGTGGGCCCTGATCCTGATCTATCCCACCTTCACCATTCCCTTCTGCACCTGGTTGTTGATGGGTTTCTTCCGCTCCATCCCGCGGGACATCGAGGAGCAGGGCATGATCGACGGCTACAGCCGGTGGGGCGTGATCCGGGTCATCGTCCTCCCCCTGGCCGTCTCCGGGATCCTCACCGCCGTCATCTTCGCCTTCACTTTGGTTCTGCAGGAGTTCGTCTACGCCCTGACCTTCATCAGCTCGGTGGGGAAGATGACGGTGAGCCTGGGGGTGCCGGTGGCCCTCGTACGCGGCGACGTCTTCTACTGGGGATCGCTGATGGCCGCCGCCCTCATCACCAGCGTGCCCATCGCCGTCGTCTACAACCTGTTCATCGACCGCTTCATCGCCGGGCTCACCGCCGGCGCGGTCAAGGGCTAG
- a CDS encoding secondary thiamine-phosphate synthase enzyme YjbQ: MRWHLLDLSSTRRVQIIDVTESLRRICRESGVREGLAVVVCEHTTAGVCVNEAEPNLLTDLQRALERLIPEEGDYRHNRLDDNTDAHLRAVLIGHSVTLPIQDGVPVLGTWQRVLFVELDGPRRRRLRVGVGG, encoded by the coding sequence GTGCGCTGGCACCTCCTCGACCTTTCCTCCACCCGACGGGTCCAGATCATCGACGTCACCGAGTCGCTGCGCCGCATCTGCCGGGAATCCGGCGTCCGCGAGGGGCTGGCCGTGGTCGTCTGCGAGCACACCACCGCCGGGGTCTGCGTCAACGAGGCGGAACCCAATCTCCTGACCGATCTGCAGCGGGCGCTGGAGCGCCTGATTCCTGAAGAGGGGGACTACCGGCACAACCGTCTCGACGACAACACCGACGCGCACCTCCGTGCGGTGCTCATCGGCCACAGCGTCACGCTTCCGATCCAGGACGGGGTGCCGGTGCTGGGAACGTGGCAGCGCGTCCTGTTCGTCGAGCTGGACGGCCCGCGCCGCCGGCGCCTGCGGGTCGGGGTGGGCGGCTAG
- a CDS encoding helix-turn-helix transcriptional regulator — protein sequence MSRRRPRPRPEADAIRAFGAYIRLLREHASAAGRGNTLRQLARETGIAPSVLSRGERGLQDLRRSDYLDRLAPHLGVRPSVLRRVAASISGQDLLRVRPLRSTDDTSGLPVRAAQAILWARLRREVDALREAPPETLEAVLAYLEFLALRKGNR from the coding sequence GTGTCCCGCCGCCGCCCCCGTCCCCGCCCCGAGGCGGACGCCATCCGGGCCTTCGGCGCCTACATCCGCCTGCTGCGGGAGCACGCCTCCGCGGCGGGCCGCGGCAACACGCTGCGCCAGCTGGCCCGGGAGACCGGCATCGCCCCCAGCGTGCTCAGCCGCGGCGAACGGGGCCTGCAGGACCTGCGGCGGTCCGACTACCTGGACCGCCTGGCCCCCCACCTCGGCGTCCGCCCGTCGGTGTTGCGGCGCGTGGCGGCCTCGATCTCGGGGCAGGACCTCCTGCGGGTGCGCCCCCTCCGGAGCACAGACGACACCTCCGGCCTGCCCGTCCGCGCGGCGCAGGCGATCCTGTGGGCCCGCCTGCGCCGCGAAGTCGACGCGCTGCGGGAGGCGCCTCCGGAGACCCTGGAGGCCGTGCTGGCCTACCTGGAGTTCCTGGCCCTGCGCAAAGGGAACCGCTGA
- a CDS encoding ABC transporter substrate-binding protein, with product MQESSDGKWVQVAENRWRRINRREFLKLTAGAAGAAAAAGSFGSLLTTVVRAQQRELRIMTWSHFVPAFDAWFDPWAERWGQSKNIRVTVDHISFADIVPRANAEVAAQAGHDLFFFLSPPSAFEQQVLDLSDINREAERRYGPMVPLVRKSTYNANTRKFFGFSDNWVPDPGDYLKSVWTAVGFPNGPASWDDLLTGGRRIKERFREIQIPIGIGFSQDIDSNMATHAILWSFGASEQDADENVTLNSEETIRAVEFGATLFRETMNPAVLSWNAASNNQALNARQTSYILNSISAYRTAQDNRLPVADDINFVGALRGPRARWASEHVMGVWVIWRFARNPDNAKQFLLDLVDNYRDAVIASKLYNFPSFMGSVAPKSVPVAQKPDEGRKWVRAAVLKDPFGSNPVNKLAVLADAEAWSTNPGHPGPANPAIGEIFDTFVIPDMFAKAATGQLTARQAVAEADRRVKEIFAKWRRLGLVGGGGRDR from the coding sequence ATGCAGGAGTCCTCTGACGGCAAGTGGGTTCAGGTGGCGGAGAACCGCTGGCGGCGCATCAACCGGCGGGAGTTCCTCAAGCTCACCGCGGGCGCTGCGGGGGCGGCGGCCGCCGCCGGAAGTTTCGGGTCCCTGCTGACGACCGTCGTCCGCGCCCAGCAGCGCGAGCTGCGGATCATGACCTGGAGTCACTTCGTTCCCGCCTTCGACGCCTGGTTCGACCCGTGGGCGGAACGGTGGGGACAGAGCAAGAACATCCGGGTCACCGTGGACCATATCTCCTTTGCCGACATCGTGCCGCGGGCCAACGCGGAGGTGGCGGCGCAGGCCGGCCACGACCTGTTCTTCTTCCTCTCGCCGCCGTCGGCGTTCGAGCAGCAGGTGCTCGACCTCAGCGACATCAACCGGGAAGCGGAACGGCGCTACGGCCCCATGGTGCCCCTGGTCCGCAAGAGCACCTACAACGCCAATACACGGAAGTTCTTCGGCTTCTCCGACAACTGGGTGCCGGATCCGGGCGACTACCTGAAAAGCGTCTGGACGGCGGTGGGGTTCCCCAACGGGCCGGCCTCCTGGGACGACCTGCTCACCGGCGGCCGCCGGATCAAGGAGCGCTTCCGCGAGATCCAGATCCCCATCGGCATCGGATTCTCCCAGGACATCGACTCCAACATGGCCACCCACGCCATCCTGTGGTCCTTCGGAGCCAGCGAGCAGGACGCCGACGAGAACGTCACGCTGAACTCCGAGGAGACGATCCGGGCCGTGGAGTTCGGCGCCACGCTGTTCCGGGAGACGATGAACCCGGCGGTGCTGTCCTGGAACGCGGCCAGCAACAACCAGGCCCTCAACGCCCGGCAGACCAGTTACATCCTGAACTCGATCTCCGCCTACCGCACCGCCCAGGACAACCGCCTGCCGGTGGCGGACGACATCAACTTCGTCGGCGCGCTGCGCGGCCCGCGGGCCCGCTGGGCCAGCGAGCACGTCATGGGCGTCTGGGTGATCTGGCGGTTCGCCCGCAACCCCGACAACGCCAAACAGTTCCTGCTGGACCTGGTGGACAACTACCGGGACGCGGTGATCGCCAGCAAGCTCTACAACTTCCCCTCCTTCATGGGCTCGGTGGCGCCGAAGAGCGTGCCGGTGGCACAGAAGCCCGACGAAGGGCGGAAGTGGGTCCGGGCGGCCGTGCTGAAGGATCCCTTCGGCAGCAACCCGGTGAACAAACTGGCGGTGCTGGCCGATGCCGAGGCGTGGTCCACGAACCCCGGGCATCCCGGGCCGGCCAACCCGGCGATCGGCGAGATCTTCGACACCTTCGTCATCCCCGACATGTTCGCCAAGGCGGCCACCGGGCAACTGACGGCGCGGCAGGCCGTGGCGGAAGCCGACCGGCGGGTCAAGGAGATCTTTGCCAAGTGGCGCCGGCTCGGTCTGGTCGGCGGCGGGGGACGGGATCGCTAG
- a CDS encoding ABC transporter permease produces the protein MSARRVWALVLRQVYVIRRSFARITDLFYWPLVDLFFFGFLSLYLGRRQGGAALVGLLLGALILWDIFFRVQQGISVSFLMELWTRNFVNLFVTPITVSEFLLAMMLWGVGKILITATLMTVLALLLYGFNLFTLGLGLVPLITGLILFAWAVGTIITAIILRYGQSAETLAWSLAFLFQPFGAVFFPLSVYPQWLARVLLLLPLPHLFEGMRAVLAGGPFPVRHLAWAFGLDAVYLAVAFAFFGYMFAQARARGLLLKLQE, from the coding sequence GTGAGCGCCCGACGGGTGTGGGCCCTGGTCCTGCGGCAGGTCTACGTGATCCGGCGCAGCTTCGCCCGGATCACCGACCTGTTCTACTGGCCGCTGGTGGACCTGTTCTTCTTCGGCTTTCTCTCCCTCTACCTCGGCCGCCGCCAGGGGGGCGCCGCCCTAGTCGGCCTGCTGCTGGGCGCGCTCATCCTCTGGGACATCTTCTTCCGCGTGCAGCAGGGGATCTCGGTCTCGTTCCTGATGGAGCTGTGGACCCGCAACTTCGTGAACCTCTTCGTCACGCCGATCACCGTTTCTGAGTTCCTACTGGCGATGATGCTGTGGGGGGTGGGCAAAATTCTGATCACGGCCACCCTGATGACGGTCCTGGCGCTGCTCTTGTACGGGTTCAACCTCTTCACCCTGGGCCTGGGCCTGGTGCCGCTGATCACCGGGTTGATCCTTTTCGCCTGGGCGGTGGGGACCATCATCACGGCGATCATCCTGCGCTACGGGCAGAGCGCCGAGACGCTGGCCTGGAGTCTGGCGTTCCTGTTCCAGCCCTTCGGCGCGGTGTTCTTCCCCCTGTCGGTGTATCCGCAGTGGCTGGCCCGGGTCCTGCTGCTCCTGCCGCTCCCCCACCTCTTCGAGGGGATGCGGGCCGTCCTGGCCGGAGGGCCGTTTCCGGTGCGCCACCTGGCCTGGGCGTTCGGTCTGGACGCCGTCTACCTGGCGGTGGCCTTCGCCTTCTTCGGCTACATGTTCGCCCAGGCGCGCGCCCGGGGGTTGCTCCTCAAGCTCCAGGAATGA